The following coding sequences are from one Ancylobacter sp. TS-1 window:
- the tatC gene encoding twin-arginine translocase subunit TatC: MSQDDIDASKAPLLEHLIELRTRLIKSLIAFFIAFFACFMLGKFIYNILLWPYEFAAGGTEHVKLIYTAPQEFLFTQIKLGMFGAAFISFPIVATQIYMFVAPGLYSHEKNAFRPYLVATPVCFLIGAGFVYFVAMPLAMTYFLSMQQMAGPDTPEISMLPQVSEYLSLIMTLIFAFGICFQLPVILTLLAQIGLVTSDQLRKARRYAIVGVFVAAAVLTPPDVVSQFALAIPTLLLYEVSVLLVRMVEKKKRTAEAAADAAV; the protein is encoded by the coding sequence ATGAGCCAGGACGATATCGACGCCTCCAAGGCTCCGCTGCTCGAGCATCTGATCGAGCTGCGCACCCGGCTGATCAAGTCGCTGATCGCGTTCTTCATCGCCTTCTTCGCCTGCTTCATGCTGGGCAAGTTCATCTACAACATCCTGCTGTGGCCCTATGAGTTCGCGGCCGGCGGCACCGAGCACGTGAAGCTCATCTACACGGCGCCGCAGGAGTTCCTGTTCACCCAGATCAAGCTCGGCATGTTCGGGGCGGCGTTCATCTCCTTTCCCATCGTGGCGACGCAGATCTACATGTTCGTGGCGCCGGGGCTCTATAGCCACGAGAAGAACGCCTTCCGCCCCTATCTGGTGGCGACGCCGGTGTGCTTCCTGATCGGGGCGGGCTTCGTCTATTTCGTCGCCATGCCGCTGGCGATGACCTATTTCCTCTCCATGCAGCAGATGGCCGGGCCGGATACGCCCGAGATTTCGATGCTGCCGCAGGTGAGCGAGTACCTGTCGCTGATCATGACGCTGATCTTCGCCTTCGGCATCTGCTTCCAGCTTCCGGTCATCCTGACGCTGCTGGCGCAGATCGGGCTGGTCACCTCCGACCAGCTCAGAAAGGCGCGGCGCTACGCCATTGTCGGCGTCTTCGTCGCCGCTGCCGTGCTGACGCCGCCGGATGTGGTGAGCCAGTTCGCCCTCGCCATCCCGACGCTGCTTCTCTACGAGGTGTCGGTCCTGCTGGTGCGCATGGTCGAGAAGAAGAAGCGCACGGCGGAAGCAGCGGCCGACGCCGCCGTCTGA
- the tatB gene encoding Sec-independent protein translocase protein TatB gives MFDIGWTELLVVGVVALVVIGPKELPRVLRTVGQGVNKLRRMAGEFQGQFNEALREAELTDLKDSVSGLKNDLSGLASDARSSISNALPTNPLQDIATDLKAPTGSVERTDLPVADALAEQLPPPGDLEPHPFETIEQEVRAATAAIEPSAIEPAKGEAKPAAASAVAAPVAAAPAVAAAAPEKPKRARSAKPAVAAEEGAAAAPKTPAARRAPKAPAAEPEVAAAVAALDEPAVTAPAKPKVAAKPSAKPRIKAKPTSGNEGPAA, from the coding sequence ATGTTCGACATCGGCTGGACCGAACTACTGGTTGTCGGCGTCGTCGCCCTCGTGGTGATCGGCCCGAAAGAGCTTCCGCGCGTGCTGCGCACCGTGGGGCAAGGCGTGAACAAGCTGCGCCGCATGGCGGGCGAGTTCCAGGGACAGTTCAACGAGGCGCTGCGCGAGGCGGAACTTACCGACCTCAAAGACAGCGTGAGCGGCCTCAAGAACGACCTTTCCGGGCTTGCCAGCGACGCGCGCAGCTCGATCTCCAACGCGCTGCCCACCAATCCGCTGCAGGACATCGCCACCGACCTGAAGGCGCCGACCGGCAGTGTCGAGCGCACGGACCTGCCCGTCGCCGACGCGCTGGCTGAGCAGCTTCCCCCGCCGGGCGACCTGGAGCCGCACCCGTTCGAGACCATCGAACAGGAAGTGCGCGCCGCCACGGCTGCCATCGAGCCTTCCGCGATCGAGCCGGCCAAGGGCGAAGCGAAGCCGGCCGCCGCTTCGGCTGTCGCCGCGCCTGTCGCTGCCGCCCCGGCGGTTGCGGCTGCGGCGCCGGAAAAGCCCAAGCGCGCCCGCTCGGCCAAGCCTGCGGTTGCAGCGGAGGAAGGCGCGGCCGCCGCGCCGAAGACGCCGGCCGCCCGTCGCGCGCCGAAGGCTCCCGCCGCCGAGCCGGAAGTCGCCGCGGCGGTTGCCGCGCTCGATGAACCTGCCGTCACCGCGCCGGCGAAGCCGAAGGTGGCTGCCAAGCCCTCTGCGAAGCCGCGCATCAAGGCCAAGCCGACCTCCGGCAATGAAGGGCCGGCCGCATGA
- a CDS encoding twin-arginine translocase TatA/TatE family subunit, with translation MGSLSIWHWIIVLVVVLLLFGRGKLSELMGDAAKGIKAFKKGMADEDETAKPAEPVRSLDHQSKVEAEQTKVS, from the coding sequence ATGGGTTCATTGAGCATCTGGCATTGGATCATCGTGCTGGTTGTCGTTCTGCTCCTCTTCGGCCGTGGCAAGCTCTCCGAGCTGATGGGCGATGCCGCCAAGGGGATCAAGGCGTTCAAGAAGGGCATGGCGGACGAGGACGAGACGGCGAAGCCGGCCGAGCCGGTGCGCTCGCTCGATCACCAGTCCAAGGTGGAAGCCGAGCAGACCAAGGTCAGCTGA
- a CDS encoding ABC transporter ATP-binding protein: protein MYHAPARTPVSLASRLTLEEVRHGYGEVEAVRGVSLTVEPGQILCLLGQSGCGKTTLLRLIAGIERPSSGRILLDKQVIAGPGAFVPPEKRNIGLVFQDYALFPHLTNVENVAFGLRALAAGDARDEALRALQRVRLEDHAQDYPHALSGGEQQRVALARALVPRPGILLMDEPFSGLDSRLRGSVRTETLNVLRDARATCIIVTHDPEEAMRLGDRIALMRKGVLVQVGTPEQLYRQPADLDVARFFCEINEVPGEVRGGRVVTALGSFPALGLAEGTEAVAAIRPQGIDLMAPGSGVPGRIVAHRFLGELDLYEVAVEGLDRPLVARRRTRAGLLRGHDVGVSIEPAEVLVFATARP, encoded by the coding sequence ATGTATCACGCGCCGGCCCGCACGCCCGTCTCCCTCGCGAGCCGCCTGACCCTCGAAGAGGTTCGGCACGGCTATGGCGAGGTGGAGGCGGTGCGCGGGGTCTCGCTCACGGTCGAGCCCGGGCAGATTCTGTGCCTGCTCGGCCAGTCGGGCTGCGGCAAGACCACGCTGCTGCGCCTCATCGCCGGCATCGAGCGCCCCAGCAGCGGACGCATCCTGCTCGACAAGCAGGTGATCGCCGGGCCGGGCGCCTTCGTGCCGCCGGAGAAGCGCAATATCGGCCTGGTCTTCCAGGACTACGCGCTGTTTCCGCACCTGACCAATGTGGAGAACGTCGCCTTCGGCCTGCGCGCGCTGGCGGCCGGGGATGCCCGCGACGAGGCCCTTCGGGCCCTCCAGCGGGTGCGTCTGGAGGACCACGCGCAGGACTATCCACATGCTCTTTCGGGCGGCGAGCAGCAGCGCGTGGCGCTCGCCCGCGCGCTCGTGCCGCGCCCCGGCATTCTCCTTATGGACGAGCCGTTCTCCGGGCTCGACAGTCGGCTGCGGGGAAGTGTGCGCACCGAAACGCTCAACGTTCTGCGCGACGCCCGCGCCACCTGCATCATCGTCACCCACGATCCCGAGGAGGCGATGCGCCTCGGCGACCGCATCGCGCTGATGCGCAAGGGCGTGCTGGTGCAGGTGGGCACGCCGGAGCAGCTCTACCGCCAGCCGGCCGATCTCGACGTCGCGCGTTTCTTCTGTGAAATCAACGAGGTGCCGGGCGAGGTGCGGGGCGGCCGGGTGGTCACGGCGCTGGGCAGCTTCCCGGCGCTCGGGCTTGCCGAGGGCACGGAGGCGGTGGCGGCGATCCGCCCGCAGGGCATCGACCTGATGGCGCCGGGCTCGGGCGTGCCGGGGCGAATCGTCGCCCACCGTTTCCTCGGCGAACTCGATCTCTACGAGGTCGCGGTGGAGGGGCTGGATCGTCCTTTGGTCGCACGCCGCCGCACGCGGGCCGGCCTGCTGCGTGGGCATGACGTCGGCGTGAGCATCGAGCCGGCCGAGGTTCTTGTCTTCGCCACGGCCCGGCCCTAG
- the scpB gene encoding SMC-Scp complex subunit ScpB, translated as MSAEAARTVPVVHDEAGEMPRASARAARDPALRLLEAMLFAAGEPLDEMIIAARLPEGSDVRALLAELSADYADRGFNLVRVAGKWMLRTAPDLGFLLSRDKPEPRRLSRAALETLAIIAYHQPVTRAEIEEIRGVSTNRGTLDVLLAAGWVRLRGRRRSPGRPVTYGTTETFLVHFGLDAIGDLPGLDELRGTGLIDARVSAGLTVPLPSDDPTLKDDEDPLEPEFDLSFSPESGEDEDFTGEAHPGEDDGR; from the coding sequence ATGAGCGCGGAAGCCGCCCGTACCGTTCCCGTCGTGCATGACGAGGCCGGCGAGATGCCACGCGCCTCCGCCCGGGCGGCCCGCGACCCGGCGCTGCGCCTGCTCGAAGCGATGCTGTTCGCCGCCGGCGAGCCGCTCGACGAGATGATCATCGCCGCCCGGCTGCCGGAGGGCTCGGACGTGCGCGCCCTGCTGGCGGAACTCTCGGCCGATTATGCCGACCGGGGCTTCAACCTCGTGCGGGTGGCCGGCAAGTGGATGCTGCGCACCGCGCCCGATCTCGGCTTCCTGCTCTCCCGCGACAAGCCGGAGCCGCGCCGCCTCTCCCGCGCGGCGCTGGAGACGCTGGCCATCATCGCCTACCACCAGCCTGTGACCCGCGCCGAGATCGAGGAGATTCGCGGCGTCTCCACCAACAGGGGCACGCTCGACGTGCTGCTGGCGGCCGGCTGGGTGCGCCTGCGCGGAAGGCGGCGCAGCCCCGGGCGGCCGGTGACCTACGGCACCACCGAGACCTTCCTCGTGCATTTCGGCCTCGACGCCATCGGCGATCTGCCGGGGCTCGACGAACTGCGCGGTACCGGGCTCATCGACGCGCGCGTCTCGGCGGGGCTGACCGTGCCGCTGCCGAGCGACGACCCCACGCTGAAGGACGACGAGGACCCGCTGGAGCCGGAGTTCGACCTCTCCTTCTCGCCCGAGTCCGGCGAAGACGAGGACTTTACCGGCGAGGCCCATCCGGGCGAAGACGACGGGCGCTGA
- a CDS encoding ScpA family protein — MVQSQFPFEADSVRQAGDPALVVDVDGFEGPLDLLLALARTQKVDLARISILELAEQYLGFVEAARRIRLELAADYLVMAAWLAYLKSRLLLPDPPKEEGPSASELAADLAERLRRLERIRAAAAHLATRDRIGHEVFARGAPEALVRQGPVVYEATLYDLLAAYGAQRQKMALSQVRFPPRNVISLADARERLERLIGRLALHGEWARLDGFLLNWIADPKMRATALASGFSATLEMVREGLVDMQQDDAFAPIWIRSRVATPGEGA, encoded by the coding sequence ATGGTGCAAAGCCAGTTCCCCTTCGAAGCCGATTCCGTGCGCCAGGCGGGCGATCCCGCGCTGGTGGTGGATGTCGACGGATTCGAGGGCCCGCTGGACCTGCTGCTGGCGCTGGCGCGAACCCAGAAGGTCGACCTTGCCCGTATCTCCATCCTCGAACTCGCCGAGCAGTATCTCGGCTTCGTCGAGGCGGCGCGGCGCATCCGGCTCGAACTCGCCGCCGACTATCTCGTCATGGCGGCGTGGCTCGCCTATCTGAAATCGCGGCTGCTGCTGCCCGATCCGCCGAAGGAGGAGGGGCCGAGCGCCTCCGAGCTGGCCGCCGATCTCGCCGAGCGCCTGCGCCGGCTGGAGCGCATCCGCGCCGCCGCCGCGCATCTGGCCACCCGCGACCGCATCGGCCACGAGGTGTTCGCGCGCGGCGCGCCGGAGGCGCTGGTGCGGCAGGGGCCGGTGGTCTACGAGGCGACGCTGTACGACCTGCTCGCCGCCTATGGTGCGCAGCGCCAGAAGATGGCGCTGTCGCAGGTGCGCTTCCCGCCCCGCAACGTCATCTCCCTCGCCGATGCCCGCGAGCGGCTGGAACGGCTGATCGGCCGGCTGGCGCTGCATGGCGAGTGGGCGCGGCTCGACGGATTCCTGCTCAACTGGATCGCCGACCCCAAGATGCGCGCCACCGCGCTCGCCTCGGGCTTCTCCGCGACGCTGGAGATGGTGCGCGAGGGCTTGGTCGACATGCAGCAGGACGACGCCTTCGCGCCGATCTGGATCCGCAGCCGCGTGGCCACGCCGGGGGAGGGCGCATGA
- the nagZ gene encoding beta-N-acetylhexosaminidase, translating to MSGTPSPRAFITGCAGISLTPDETDFLREAAPWGLILFRRNVDTPEQVAALVAAFRATVGRDDAPVLIDQEGGRVQRLGPPHWPVYPPADVFARRAEAGDIDGAAEAARLGGRLMAADLAALGINVDCVPCADLRLPEGHGIIGDRAYGSTPAQVARLARAAAQGLIEGGVLPVLKHIPGHGRARADSHLSLPVVETSRAELEATDFEPFRLLADLPLGMTAHVVYAAIDAERPATTSKRVIDEIIRGHIGFDGALMSDDLSMGALAGSLASRAEASFAAGCDLALHCNGRLDEMAEVASRSPVLAGEAARRCAAALGRLGAREEIAQDEARARFSDMIAAS from the coding sequence ATGAGTGGCACGCCGAGCCCGCGCGCGTTCATTACCGGTTGCGCCGGTATCTCGCTGACGCCTGACGAGACCGACTTCCTGCGCGAGGCGGCGCCGTGGGGCCTGATCCTGTTCCGCCGCAATGTCGACACGCCGGAACAGGTGGCCGCTCTGGTCGCCGCCTTCCGCGCGACGGTCGGCCGGGACGACGCGCCGGTGCTGATCGATCAGGAAGGCGGGCGCGTGCAGCGGCTCGGACCGCCGCACTGGCCGGTCTACCCGCCGGCGGACGTCTTCGCGCGCCGCGCCGAGGCGGGCGACATCGACGGCGCCGCCGAGGCGGCCCGGCTCGGCGGCCGGCTGATGGCAGCGGACCTCGCCGCGCTCGGTATCAATGTCGACTGCGTGCCCTGCGCGGATCTGCGCCTGCCGGAAGGCCACGGCATCATCGGTGACCGCGCCTATGGCTCGACGCCGGCTCAGGTCGCCCGGCTCGCCCGCGCGGCGGCGCAGGGGCTGATCGAGGGCGGGGTGCTCCCGGTTCTCAAGCATATTCCCGGCCATGGCCGCGCCCGCGCCGACAGCCATCTCAGCCTGCCGGTGGTGGAGACGTCGCGCGCGGAGCTGGAGGCGACGGATTTCGAGCCGTTCCGCCTGCTCGCCGACCTGCCGCTCGGCATGACCGCCCATGTCGTCTACGCGGCCATCGACGCGGAGCGTCCGGCCACCACCTCGAAGCGGGTGATTGACGAGATCATTCGCGGCCATATCGGCTTCGACGGCGCGCTGATGAGCGACGACCTCTCCATGGGTGCGCTGGCGGGCTCGCTGGCGAGCCGGGCGGAGGCCTCCTTCGCCGCCGGCTGCGACCTGGCCCTCCACTGCAACGGCCGGCTCGACGAGATGGCCGAGGTCGCCTCGCGCTCGCCGGTTCTCGCGGGCGAGGCGGCTCGGCGCTGCGCGGCGGCGCTCGGACGGCTCGGGGCGCGCGAAGAAATCGCGCAGGACGAGGCGCGGGCGCGTTTTTCCGATATGATCGCTGCGTCCTGA
- a CDS encoding SPOR domain-containing protein, with product MANETMRNRPEVPAEDPLAELARLMGQEDEFANLLRGPAGSAGQAASRRPAAPPQPPAPRAPQPPRPAAPRAPAEGGRPAPGSFAALAAEVYNEGARQSAASRASLDDAAREATRDLARTARPPQQRPPDPRISDPRIPEQRLAEARAPEPRAPEPRAPEARAPEPRAPQERAPQERVPMERAPFVPPRPQPTEPPRRAAAPAPRAPEPERSFDGGVDAVSRALAQSFDPLPEAQRPGAARPGAARAEAPVRQPQARIADDADLPLTDSPPPAWMQRDAAAARAAEAASAPPSARGPGPAPGQPFDPDEESYDYGRSAADYNPADAYDTYEVEEEAPARRGRGRLLLVGGLLLVFVVAAGAGYMLVGGPQGVTRSTGEPPVIRAEQGPNKVVPDQVAKEQGADGQKLIYDRVGGNATTGNEQVVSSEEQPVDMSQAAQPQPRVIQTTPAFSNSSSPTTSGANSAEPKRVRTLTVRADGTIVEDAPPPAPVATAPVQSSAQPTGSAPIPLNPGTGAPVSTNPTPLAATPSIVDNVPSPARVAAAPAAPTAIHTPAPAPAPAPAAAPRPAAATGATAPAGAYVVQIASVRSEAEAQATWRSMQSKYSGLLANQSFGVKRADLGDRGIYYRAQVGSFGSREEAVGLCEALRAQGGDCMVQRN from the coding sequence ATGGCCAACGAGACCATGCGCAATCGGCCGGAAGTCCCCGCCGAGGATCCGCTTGCGGAACTTGCCCGCCTGATGGGTCAGGAAGACGAGTTCGCCAATCTGCTGCGCGGGCCTGCCGGCTCTGCGGGGCAGGCGGCTTCCCGTCGCCCCGCCGCTCCCCCGCAGCCGCCCGCGCCCCGCGCTCCGCAGCCGCCCCGCCCGGCGGCGCCGCGTGCCCCGGCCGAAGGCGGCAGGCCCGCGCCGGGCTCCTTCGCCGCCCTGGCGGCCGAAGTCTACAATGAGGGCGCCCGGCAGTCGGCCGCCTCCCGCGCCTCACTCGACGATGCCGCCCGCGAGGCGACCCGCGATCTCGCCCGGACGGCGCGTCCCCCGCAGCAGCGTCCCCCCGATCCGCGCATTTCCGACCCGCGTATTCCCGAGCAGCGTCTCGCCGAGGCCCGAGCGCCGGAACCCCGTGCGCCCGAGCCTCGCGCACCGGAAGCCCGCGCTCCCGAGCCGCGTGCGCCGCAGGAGCGTGCCCCGCAGGAGCGCGTCCCGATGGAGCGCGCGCCCTTCGTTCCCCCGCGTCCGCAGCCGACCGAGCCGCCGCGCCGTGCGGCTGCCCCGGCGCCGCGCGCGCCGGAGCCCGAGCGTTCCTTCGACGGTGGCGTCGATGCGGTGTCGCGCGCTCTGGCGCAGTCTTTCGATCCGCTGCCGGAGGCCCAGCGTCCCGGTGCGGCACGCCCCGGCGCGGCCCGTGCCGAGGCGCCGGTGCGCCAGCCGCAGGCGCGCATCGCCGACGATGCCGACCTGCCGCTGACCGATTCCCCGCCGCCGGCCTGGATGCAGCGCGATGCTGCCGCCGCTCGTGCGGCCGAGGCCGCATCCGCGCCGCCGTCCGCGCGCGGACCCGGTCCGGCGCCCGGCCAGCCCTTCGATCCGGACGAGGAAAGCTACGATTACGGCCGCTCGGCCGCCGACTACAATCCTGCCGACGCTTACGACACCTACGAGGTCGAGGAAGAGGCACCGGCACGGCGCGGGCGTGGCCGTCTGCTGCTCGTCGGCGGTCTGCTGCTGGTGTTCGTGGTGGCGGCCGGCGCCGGCTACATGCTGGTCGGCGGCCCGCAGGGCGTGACACGCTCCACCGGCGAGCCTCCCGTCATCCGCGCCGAGCAGGGCCCCAACAAGGTCGTGCCCGACCAGGTGGCCAAGGAGCAGGGGGCCGACGGCCAGAAGCTGATCTATGACCGCGTCGGCGGCAACGCCACGACCGGCAACGAGCAGGTGGTTTCCAGCGAGGAACAGCCGGTCGACATGTCGCAGGCGGCGCAGCCGCAGCCGCGCGTCATCCAGACCACGCCCGCCTTCTCCAATTCGTCGTCGCCGACCACGTCGGGTGCGAACTCGGCCGAGCCGAAGCGCGTGCGCACGCTGACCGTGCGGGCAGACGGCACCATCGTCGAAGACGCCCCGCCGCCGGCCCCGGTGGCGACGGCCCCTGTGCAGTCGTCGGCGCAGCCGACCGGCTCGGCGCCGATTCCGCTCAATCCGGGCACCGGCGCGCCGGTCTCGACCAACCCGACGCCGCTGGCCGCCACCCCGTCGATCGTCGACAACGTGCCGTCCCCGGCGCGCGTCGCCGCCGCACCTGCCGCGCCGACGGCGATCCATACGCCGGCTCCCGCACCGGCTCCCGCTCCCGCCGCGGCCCCGCGCCCGGCGGCGGCGACCGGCGCCACCGCGCCCGCCGGCGCCTATGTCGTCCAGATCGCCTCGGTGCGCTCGGAGGCGGAGGCGCAGGCGACGTGGCGCAGCATGCAGTCCAAATATTCGGGCCTGCTCGCCAACCAGTCCTTCGGCGTCAAGCGCGCCGATCTCGGCGATCGCGGCATCTATTACCGCGCCCAGGTCGGTTCGTTCGGCTCGCGCGAGGAAGCGGTCGGCCTCTGCGAGGCGCTGCGCGCCCAGGGCGGCGACTGCATGGTCCAGCGTAACTGA
- the argS gene encoding arginine--tRNA ligase has protein sequence MNLFALFADHVRDAVGQLVAEGAVPPGIDTSRVVVEPPRDPSHGDLATNAAMVLAKDAGLKPRDLAEKLVSRLAALQGVARVDVAGPGFINIALDGSYWPRVVAAALAAGSDYGRADVGAGQPINVEYVSANPTGPMHVGHCRGAVFGDSLANLLAFAGWKVTREYYINDAGAQVDVLARSAFLRYREALGETITIPEGLYPGDYLVPVGRELVTKYANTLLARPEEEWLPLVRAIAIDAMMAMIRADLASLNIHHAVFFSERTLHARPDGAPSIIDRMLESLRARDLVYEGRLPPPKGQPIEDWEDREQTLFRATGFGDDVDRPLMKSDGAYTYFAADIAYHKDKFDRGFKRMIDVWGADHGGYVKRMQAAVKAASNGEASLDVELCQLVRLLRNGEPVKMSKRAGDFVTLRDVVEEVGRDAVRFMMINRKNDAVLDFDLAKVIEQSRDNPVFYVQYAHARASSILRNAREAFAELPSDAAAFADAELSRLDDEGEIALIKLIASYPRIVEQAAIAREPHRLAFYLYDLASSLHAQWNRGKDLPHLRFIIEDDRKSTYARLALVHAVALIIASGLSILGVDAPEEMR, from the coding sequence ATGAATCTCTTCGCGCTCTTCGCCGACCATGTCCGCGATGCCGTGGGCCAGCTCGTCGCCGAGGGGGCGGTGCCCCCGGGCATCGACACGTCGCGCGTCGTGGTGGAGCCCCCGCGCGACCCCAGCCATGGCGACCTCGCCACCAATGCGGCGATGGTGCTGGCGAAGGATGCCGGGCTGAAGCCGCGCGACCTCGCCGAGAAGCTGGTGTCCCGGCTGGCCGCCCTTCAGGGCGTCGCCCGGGTGGACGTCGCCGGGCCCGGCTTCATCAATATCGCGCTCGACGGCTCCTACTGGCCGCGCGTCGTCGCCGCCGCGCTGGCGGCCGGGAGCGACTATGGCCGCGCCGATGTCGGCGCCGGTCAGCCGATCAATGTCGAATATGTCTCCGCCAACCCGACCGGCCCGATGCATGTCGGCCATTGCCGGGGCGCGGTGTTCGGCGACTCGCTGGCCAACCTGCTCGCCTTCGCCGGCTGGAAGGTGACGCGCGAATATTACATCAACGACGCCGGCGCGCAGGTCGACGTGCTCGCCCGCTCGGCCTTCCTGCGCTACCGCGAGGCGCTGGGCGAGACGATCACCATTCCCGAGGGGCTCTACCCCGGCGACTATCTCGTGCCGGTCGGCAGGGAGCTGGTGACGAAATACGCCAACACCCTGCTCGCCAGGCCCGAGGAGGAGTGGCTGCCGCTGGTGCGCGCCATCGCCATCGACGCGATGATGGCAATGATCCGCGCCGACCTCGCCTCGCTCAACATCCACCACGCGGTGTTCTTCTCCGAGCGCACGCTGCACGCCCGCCCGGACGGCGCACCGAGCATCATCGACCGCATGCTGGAGAGCCTGCGCGCGCGCGATCTGGTCTATGAGGGCCGGCTACCGCCGCCCAAGGGCCAGCCGATCGAGGACTGGGAGGATCGCGAGCAGACGCTGTTCCGCGCCACCGGCTTCGGCGACGACGTGGACCGGCCGCTGATGAAGTCCGACGGCGCCTACACCTATTTCGCCGCCGACATCGCCTATCACAAAGACAAGTTCGACCGCGGCTTCAAGCGCATGATCGACGTGTGGGGCGCCGACCATGGCGGCTACGTCAAGCGCATGCAGGCGGCGGTGAAGGCGGCTTCCAATGGCGAGGCCAGCCTCGACGTCGAACTGTGCCAGCTCGTGCGCCTGCTGCGCAATGGCGAGCCGGTGAAGATGTCGAAGCGGGCGGGCGACTTCGTCACGCTGCGTGACGTCGTCGAGGAGGTCGGCCGCGACGCGGTGCGGTTCATGATGATCAACCGCAAGAACGACGCCGTTCTCGACTTCGATCTCGCCAAGGTGATCGAGCAGTCGCGCGACAACCCGGTCTTCTACGTGCAGTACGCCCATGCCCGGGCCAGCTCCATTCTGCGCAATGCCCGGGAGGCGTTCGCGGAACTGCCGTCCGACGCGGCGGCCTTCGCCGATGCCGAACTGTCGCGGCTGGATGACGAAGGGGAGATCGCGCTGATCAAGCTGATCGCCAGCTATCCGCGAATCGTCGAGCAGGCCGCCATCGCGCGCGAGCCGCACAGGCTCGCCTTCTACCTCTACGATCTTGCCAGTAGCCTGCATGCGCAATGGAATCGCGGCAAGGACCTGCCTCATTTACGCTTCATTATCGAAGATGATCGAAAGTCCACTTATGCGCGGCTCGCCCTTGTGCACGCGGTCGCGCTGATCATCGCTTCAGGACTTTCCATTCTTGGAGTCGATGCGCCCGAAGAAATGCGGTGA
- a CDS encoding deoxyguanosinetriphosphate triphosphohydrolase: MAVAGAKPRAPWASRAEESRGRLHAEPGGDARSAFRRDADRIIHSSAFRRLAYKTQVFSYHEGDHYRTRLTHTLEVVQVARSIARALGLDEDLSEALALAHDLGHPPFAHAGERVLDACMSAYGGFDHNAQSLRVVTRLENRYPGFDGLNLSWEVHEGIVKHNGPQLAPLPHAIEVHAERQDLWLWSWPSAEAQVAAISDDIAYDVHDLDDGLRAGLFGMDELAALPLVGPIIAGIEAQWPKLDRARFIHELGRRMITALIADVVAETGRRIDSARPADADALRRLGGAVAGFSGDTARAEKAIKSFLFPRMYRHPRVMQEMEAAGEVVRDLFDRYMADTQALPEEWRPGVEGRTEAARARRIADFLAGQTDRYALAEHARLFDRARELR, from the coding sequence ATGGCGGTGGCCGGAGCGAAGCCGCGCGCGCCATGGGCGTCGAGGGCCGAGGAAAGCCGCGGGCGGCTCCATGCCGAGCCCGGCGGCGATGCGCGCAGCGCCTTCCGCCGCGACGCCGACCGCATCATCCATTCCAGCGCCTTCCGCCGGCTCGCCTACAAGACGCAGGTCTTTTCCTATCATGAGGGCGATCACTACCGGACCCGCCTGACCCATACGCTCGAAGTGGTGCAGGTGGCGCGCTCCATCGCCCGCGCGCTGGGGCTCGACGAGGATCTGAGCGAGGCGCTGGCGCTGGCGCACGATCTCGGCCATCCCCCCTTCGCCCATGCCGGCGAGCGGGTGCTGGACGCCTGCATGAGCGCCTATGGCGGCTTCGATCACAATGCGCAGTCGCTGCGTGTCGTCACCCGGCTGGAGAATCGCTATCCCGGCTTCGACGGGCTGAACCTCAGCTGGGAGGTTCACGAGGGCATCGTGAAGCATAACGGCCCGCAGCTGGCGCCGCTGCCACACGCCATCGAGGTGCATGCGGAGCGGCAGGATCTGTGGCTGTGGAGCTGGCCCTCGGCCGAGGCGCAGGTTGCCGCCATCTCAGACGACATCGCCTATGACGTGCACGACCTCGACGACGGGCTGCGCGCGGGGCTGTTCGGCATGGACGAGCTGGCCGCGCTGCCGCTGGTCGGCCCGATCATCGCCGGGATCGAGGCGCAGTGGCCGAAGCTCGACCGCGCCCGCTTCATCCACGAACTCGGCCGGCGGATGATCACGGCGCTGATCGCCGACGTGGTCGCGGAGACCGGCCGGCGGATCGACAGCGCGCGTCCCGCCGATGCCGACGCCCTACGCCGGCTGGGCGGCGCCGTCGCCGGATTCTCCGGGGACACCGCGCGGGCAGAGAAGGCCATAAAGTCGTTCCTTTTCCCGCGCATGTACCGGCATCCGCGCGTCATGCAGGAGATGGAGGCGGCCGGCGAGGTGGTGCGCGACCTGTTCGATCGCTACATGGCTGATACGCAGGCGCTGCCGGAGGAGTGGCGCCCCGGCGTGGAAGGCCGGACCGAGGCGGCGCGGGCGCGGCGCATCGCCGATTTCCTTGCCGGGCAGACCGACCGCTACGCGCTGGCCGAACATGCCCGGCTCTTTGACAGGGCACGGGAACTGCGGTAG